The following proteins are encoded in a genomic region of Gimesia algae:
- a CDS encoding SGNH/GDSL hydrolase family protein, with amino-acid sequence MFLRLCPILLILISSMVLLTANVSAADSPRQTSPTSLELKAGDRVVFIGNTFADQLRLNNYLETLLTSQAAVPGLTFRNLAWSGDTLKLRPRPLNFGSLDDHLKAQQADVIIACFGMNESFDGAAGLADYTEAWEQFLQHLTSQKFNGKSAPRVVIISPIAHENMGSPLPDPFEHNQSLAKYTQAMLAIAERHQIPFVDLYARSKHMMQENVSQKLTRNGIHLNEYGYWALSQFVAEQLLGRKLESPSVVIDVSQKQIQVTYATVTDSKFQPDQVEFTILAETLPLPAPPKASIPVNELLEKQPRLTVKNLPEGKYRLLVNGIPVTEARHSDWSRGLQLQALPSQARVDDLRASIDRKNELFFYVYRAHNAEYVFGRRTKPFGAVSFPPEMETFGKLIEARETTIKNQARPLDETKWGLFRVD; translated from the coding sequence ATGTTTTTACGCCTTTGTCCTATACTGTTGATTTTGATCAGTTCGATGGTTCTGCTGACTGCGAACGTTTCAGCCGCGGATTCGCCGCGTCAAACCTCGCCGACTTCGTTGGAATTGAAAGCGGGGGACCGAGTCGTCTTTATCGGGAACACATTTGCCGATCAGTTACGGTTGAACAATTATCTGGAGACGCTGCTGACATCGCAGGCAGCGGTGCCGGGACTGACCTTCCGGAATCTGGCGTGGTCGGGCGATACGCTGAAACTGAGGCCACGTCCGCTCAATTTTGGTTCACTGGATGATCATCTGAAAGCACAACAGGCTGATGTGATTATCGCCTGTTTCGGCATGAATGAGTCGTTCGACGGCGCAGCGGGTCTGGCTGACTATACCGAGGCATGGGAACAGTTTCTGCAGCACTTGACATCGCAGAAATTCAATGGCAAATCGGCCCCGCGGGTGGTCATCATTTCTCCGATCGCTCATGAAAATATGGGATCACCGTTACCAGATCCCTTCGAGCATAATCAAAGTCTGGCTAAATACACTCAGGCAATGCTGGCTATCGCGGAGCGGCATCAGATACCATTCGTGGACCTGTATGCCAGATCAAAACACATGATGCAGGAAAATGTCTCCCAGAAACTGACACGAAACGGGATCCATTTGAATGAATATGGTTACTGGGCATTGAGTCAATTCGTGGCGGAGCAGTTGCTGGGGCGTAAGCTGGAAAGCCCGTCTGTTGTGATCGATGTTTCACAGAAACAGATTCAGGTAACCTATGCAACAGTCACAGATTCGAAGTTTCAACCTGATCAGGTCGAGTTTACCATTCTGGCTGAAACACTGCCGCTGCCTGCTCCGCCGAAAGCTTCGATTCCAGTCAATGAATTACTGGAGAAGCAGCCTCGACTGACAGTCAAAAATCTCCCGGAAGGAAAGTATCGACTACTGGTGAATGGGATTCCAGTGACAGAGGCTCGTCATTCCGACTGGTCTCGAGGGCTGCAGTTACAGGCTCTGCCTTCCCAGGCGAGGGTTGATGATCTGCGAGCGAGCATCGACCGGAAGAATGAACTGTTCTTCTATGTCTATCGGGCGCACAATGCGGAATATGTCTTCGGGCGTCGTACCAAGCCGTTTGGGGCGGTTTCTTTTCCTCCGGAAATGGAGACGTTCGGCAAACTGATTGAAGCCCGTGAAACAACCATCAAAAATCAGGCGCGACCACTGGATGAAACAAAGTGGGGCCTGTTCCGGGTGGATTAA
- a CDS encoding cysteine hydrolase family protein, with protein MQTTQSQPRRHFLQTLLQSCAAGALLPQIETLLAEETGQSSRSLPPVPGKLSVNLRKRGKEIDASPTIEQTEWNASETAIIICDMWADHPCKLAAQRVDRMAPRMNQVISKARDQGVAIIHAPSGGIQLYEDTPFRQRIKEARPSKPPVPIQSWCYLNPEKESPLPVDDTVKRSTESTLRGCDDPIADYKKNTDRHEHPAIKIVGYDVISANGQEIFNFLEQEQRKNIVIMGVHTNMCVLGRPFGIRQLRYLDKNVVLCRDLTDALYDPRDRPYVSHARGTEMIIEHIERHWCPSILGKDLTKVIPGSNNPDS; from the coding sequence ATGCAAACTACCCAGTCACAGCCCAGACGACATTTCCTGCAAACACTACTGCAGAGTTGCGCCGCGGGGGCGCTGCTCCCTCAAATCGAAACTCTACTGGCCGAAGAAACCGGACAGTCTTCCCGCTCCCTCCCCCCCGTTCCCGGAAAGCTCTCTGTAAACCTCCGTAAACGTGGCAAGGAAATAGATGCTTCTCCAACAATCGAGCAGACAGAGTGGAACGCTTCAGAAACTGCAATTATCATCTGCGACATGTGGGCCGATCATCCCTGCAAACTGGCAGCACAGCGTGTGGACCGCATGGCGCCCCGCATGAATCAAGTGATCTCAAAAGCCCGTGATCAGGGTGTCGCCATCATCCATGCTCCCAGTGGCGGAATTCAACTTTACGAAGACACGCCCTTCCGCCAGCGCATTAAAGAAGCCAGACCGTCAAAACCACCTGTCCCTATTCAAAGCTGGTGTTATCTCAATCCGGAGAAAGAGTCACCTCTACCCGTCGACGATACGGTGAAACGATCTACAGAATCCACTCTGCGAGGCTGTGATGATCCGATTGCAGATTACAAAAAAAATACCGACCGGCACGAACACCCGGCGATTAAAATTGTCGGTTACGATGTCATCAGTGCGAACGGACAGGAGATCTTTAATTTCCTCGAACAGGAACAGCGGAAGAACATCGTGATCATGGGCGTGCACACCAACATGTGCGTTCTCGGCCGTCCGTTTGGCATTCGACAGCTGAGATACCTCGATAAAAATGTCGTGCTCTGCAGAGACCTGACCGACGCGCTCTACGATCCCCGTGACCGCCCTTACGTCAGCCACGCGCGAGGTACGGAAATGATTATCGAACATATCGAACGCCACTGGTGCCCTTCAATTCTCGGCAAAGACCTTACAAAAGTGATCCCTGGTTCCAACAATCCGGACAGTTAA
- a CDS encoding suppressor of fused domain protein, with amino-acid sequence MDEFEQQWQDALEERFGEINEVAEVQAEDHLPTIKIFYFEDLPEEGTLTAVTCGLSNASHPDWKHGKPELIVSLDTSDKSWGFAAGYFASGFFNEKRFSYGDIFQVDDPISEESEMSAYLVFAPSFLNQDEATFELPDRTIHLTGMYPLFASEIDLYDKIGLKEFWHSEGFDMYNSKRAPISG; translated from the coding sequence ATGGACGAATTTGAACAACAGTGGCAAGACGCACTTGAAGAGCGTTTTGGCGAGATAAACGAAGTCGCCGAAGTTCAGGCAGAAGACCATCTCCCCACAATCAAGATCTTTTACTTTGAAGATCTGCCGGAAGAAGGAACTCTTACTGCCGTCACCTGTGGTCTGTCCAACGCCTCACACCCTGACTGGAAACATGGAAAACCAGAATTGATCGTCTCACTGGATACCAGTGACAAAAGCTGGGGATTCGCCGCCGGCTATTTTGCCTCAGGTTTTTTTAACGAAAAACGATTCTCCTACGGCGACATTTTTCAGGTCGACGACCCGATTTCCGAGGAAAGCGAAATGAGCGCCTATCTGGTGTTCGCCCCCTCTTTTCTGAATCAGGATGAGGCCACTTTCGAGCTACCCGATCGCACGATTCACCTCACAGGCATGTATCCTCTCTTTGCCTCCGAAATTGATTTGTATGACAAAATCGGCCTGAAAGAGTTTTGGCACTCCGAAGGCTTCGATATGTATAATTCAAAACGAGCCCCCATCTCCGGCTGA
- a CDS encoding GNAT family N-acetyltransferase yields the protein MPFDLQPTLNGELLQLRPLQPADYSALYAVASDPLLWEQHPARTRYQEPVFQKLFLESLESEGALVAIDNSTGTIIGSSRFNGYDPDASEIEIGWSFLARSHWGGRYNGEMKQLMLQHAFRYVDSIIFLIGPDNIRSQRAVEKIGAHRDGCHTDETGFESWLYRIQNKESTI from the coding sequence ATGCCATTTGACCTGCAACCCACACTCAACGGCGAACTGCTCCAGTTGCGTCCCCTCCAGCCCGCTGACTATTCCGCCCTGTATGCCGTCGCCTCAGACCCGCTCCTCTGGGAGCAACACCCCGCCCGCACACGTTATCAGGAACCGGTTTTTCAAAAGCTGTTTCTGGAATCCCTGGAGTCCGAGGGGGCATTAGTTGCGATTGACAACAGTACGGGAACCATCATCGGTTCCTCGCGTTTTAACGGTTACGACCCTGACGCGTCTGAAATTGAGATCGGCTGGAGCTTCCTGGCCCGCTCCCACTGGGGCGGCCGCTATAACGGAGAAATGAAACAGCTCATGCTGCAGCATGCTTTCCGCTACGTCGATTCGATCATCTTCCTTATCGGCCCTGACAACATCCGCTCTCAGCGAGCCGTGGAAAAAATTGGCGCTCATCGTGATGGCTGCCACACTGATGAAACTGGTTTTGAAAGCTGGCTCTATCGGATCCAAAACAAAGAAAGCACTATATAA
- a CDS encoding FAD-dependent oxidoreductase, with product MLTTYDVIIIGGGGSGLAAAVRTLEMGANVLVLEKQSQLGGTTGMAIGSFTANGTSLQRDAGVNDNADDHEADAGRFAAAEVEAHNNSELRRFFLGETAETLEWLRGMGLYFHGPNPEPPNRVPRMHNIVPNAKAYIAAFQAKIIQLKGTIICSAPVVGLVSDEARITGVVAEIEGTRTTITAKRGVVLAAGDYSSAPEMIGRFKGDRFKTIDGVNPQACGDGHLLAERVGARLLNMEITYGPELRFLPPPGDPFEQLLPTSGLFAKLLGRLVPLLPQAVINWRIKRLLLTWQHPENSLFDDGAILVNEAGQRFCNETDSPAREIAISEQPGKVAYILLDERIAAHYSQWPYFISTAPKIAYAYVDDYLKLRPDVSVTADSLEAVAEQRGLDVTNLNEAVQQFNRYVSAEQSDLFGRTGDECPLTGKRWVLLGPAKAYFTTTEGGVAINAGLQALDESGQPIPGLYAIGSNGMGGQVLWGHGLHIAWAITSGRLVGELLGKAFGQSVQ from the coding sequence GTGTTAACAACATATGATGTAATCATCATTGGCGGGGGTGGCAGTGGACTGGCGGCGGCGGTGCGGACGCTGGAGATGGGGGCAAACGTTCTGGTACTGGAAAAGCAGTCTCAACTGGGGGGCACGACAGGGATGGCCATCGGTTCGTTTACCGCGAACGGAACGAGTCTGCAACGTGATGCGGGTGTGAATGATAACGCGGACGATCATGAAGCAGATGCTGGCAGGTTCGCGGCTGCAGAAGTCGAAGCACACAACAACAGTGAGTTGCGGCGGTTCTTTCTGGGGGAGACTGCAGAGACGCTGGAGTGGCTGCGAGGCATGGGATTGTATTTTCATGGACCCAATCCGGAACCGCCGAACCGGGTGCCTCGCATGCATAATATTGTGCCGAACGCGAAAGCGTATATCGCTGCGTTTCAGGCGAAAATCATTCAACTCAAAGGGACGATTATCTGCAGTGCGCCGGTAGTGGGACTGGTGTCTGATGAAGCACGGATAACGGGTGTCGTCGCGGAAATCGAGGGGACCCGCACGACGATCACCGCGAAGCGGGGGGTGGTGCTGGCGGCCGGTGATTATTCCAGTGCACCGGAGATGATCGGGCGATTCAAAGGAGATCGTTTTAAAACGATTGACGGTGTGAATCCACAGGCGTGCGGTGACGGACATTTGCTGGCAGAGCGGGTCGGGGCGCGGTTGCTGAATATGGAGATCACCTACGGACCGGAACTGCGATTTTTGCCACCGCCGGGAGATCCGTTCGAACAGTTGCTGCCAACCAGTGGCCTGTTCGCGAAGCTGTTGGGACGACTGGTGCCTCTGCTACCGCAGGCAGTGATCAACTGGCGGATCAAACGATTGCTGTTAACGTGGCAGCATCCGGAGAATTCTCTGTTTGATGATGGCGCGATACTGGTTAATGAGGCAGGACAACGTTTCTGTAATGAGACCGATTCACCTGCACGGGAGATCGCGATATCTGAGCAGCCGGGAAAAGTTGCTTATATTTTATTAGACGAACGCATCGCCGCGCATTACAGCCAATGGCCTTACTTTATTTCCACCGCGCCAAAAATTGCTTATGCGTACGTGGACGATTATCTCAAGCTCCGCCCGGATGTGAGTGTGACGGCGGATTCGCTGGAAGCTGTTGCAGAACAGCGCGGGTTGGATGTGACGAATTTGAATGAAGCGGTACAGCAGTTCAATCGTTACGTCAGTGCTGAGCAATCTGATCTGTTTGGTCGAACCGGTGATGAATGTCCGCTGACAGGGAAACGCTGGGTGTTACTGGGACCGGCGAAAGCGTATTTTACAACCACTGAAGGGGGTGTGGCGATTAACGCAGGACTGCAGGCACTGGACGAAAGCGGACAGCCTATTCCCGGTTTATATGCGATTGGGAGTAACGGTATGGGAGGCCAGGTGCTGTGGGGCCACGGTCTGCACATTGCCTGGGCCATCACCAGTGGTCGATTGGTCGGCGAACTGCTGGGGAAAGCATTCGGTCAAAGTGTGCAGTGA
- a CDS encoding PSD1 and planctomycete cytochrome C domain-containing protein: protein MRKLFTLISATCWFLAITFCAASPVFSASKSAKKTVPSKMNPQQRAFFENKIRPVLVKKCYSCHSEKSEELGGKLRMDTRDGMREGGESGPAFVEGRPDESLLIQALRYDGLEMPPNEPLPKAVITDFVKWVEMGVPDPRNDVPLTAKKPNSISVSADPALWSFQPITNPDLPDVQNQHWGVDPLDRFVLSRIEAAGLKPTYDAAPMQLVRRLYYDLTGLPPTMRQVETFLEDYQRRQQAAVQSLVDELLASPHFGERWGRHWLDVARYGESNGNDGLSRNSTFPHAWRYRDYVIQSFNADLPYDRFLTEQIAGDLLPAENPADRDRLLIATGFLALGSKPAKAMNVNFAMDVINDQIDVVSTGVMGLSVACARCHDHKHDPIPTSDYYAMAGIFLSTETMWGAAGHQPLTAPETPLHVLKTRHHYVAPPDSGAKPVLNKRVQSRKKKPKYVYPAGTPLAMGVREKKKPADCKINIKGESKKLGPSVPRGFLTACNMATSPQIKASQSGRLQLAEWLTSEEHPQTSRVMVNRIWLHLFGQALVRTPDDFGVYGERPTHPELLDHLATRFRSEDWSIKQLIRSIVLSRTYQQSSFCEADVLDADPENKLLCRHSRRRLDAESLRDSILAASGQLNPNPGLGSSIANVDELVNTAGNLHLPSNHRSIYLCMLRHSEPAQLAAFDLPDSTKPVGQRNETTLPTQSLFLLNSDFLIEQSQAFARAILTDPQLSESERIHLAYQRALTRGPESSELQRALTLLQDLDISLQSEISQTEQRRLTVWSTLCQALLTTSEFRYVD from the coding sequence ATGCGTAAGCTTTTCACTCTGATCTCTGCCACCTGCTGGTTTTTGGCGATCACCTTCTGCGCCGCTTCCCCTGTTTTTTCGGCCAGTAAATCAGCGAAAAAAACCGTTCCATCGAAGATGAATCCACAACAGCGGGCCTTTTTCGAAAACAAAATCCGCCCCGTACTCGTCAAAAAATGCTACTCCTGCCATTCAGAAAAGTCCGAAGAGCTGGGTGGTAAGCTGCGAATGGATACCCGCGATGGCATGCGTGAAGGAGGCGAATCGGGACCGGCGTTTGTCGAAGGACGCCCGGATGAAAGTCTGTTGATTCAGGCACTCCGCTACGACGGTCTTGAGATGCCTCCCAATGAACCACTGCCCAAAGCAGTCATCACCGACTTCGTCAAATGGGTGGAAATGGGTGTGCCCGATCCCCGCAATGATGTCCCCCTCACCGCGAAAAAGCCGAACTCGATTTCTGTTTCCGCCGATCCCGCACTCTGGTCTTTTCAACCGATCACAAATCCCGATCTCCCCGATGTGCAGAACCAGCACTGGGGCGTTGATCCGCTCGACCGGTTCGTCCTCTCCCGCATTGAAGCCGCTGGCCTGAAACCTACATACGACGCAGCACCCATGCAGCTGGTAAGACGTTTATATTACGACCTGACGGGTCTGCCCCCCACGATGCGACAGGTCGAAACTTTTCTGGAAGACTATCAGCGTCGCCAGCAGGCCGCTGTGCAATCGCTGGTAGATGAGCTGCTTGCCTCACCGCATTTCGGGGAACGCTGGGGACGCCACTGGCTCGACGTGGCCCGCTATGGTGAATCGAACGGCAATGACGGCCTCAGCCGCAACTCGACCTTCCCTCATGCCTGGCGATATCGTGATTATGTAATCCAGTCGTTTAACGCTGATCTTCCTTATGATCGTTTTCTGACCGAACAGATCGCCGGAGATCTGCTGCCTGCTGAGAATCCTGCAGACCGCGACCGCCTGCTGATCGCTACCGGATTCCTGGCCCTCGGTTCCAAACCCGCCAAAGCCATGAATGTCAACTTTGCGATGGATGTGATCAACGACCAGATCGATGTCGTCAGCACTGGTGTCATGGGTCTCAGCGTCGCCTGTGCCCGCTGTCATGATCACAAGCACGATCCCATTCCCACCAGCGACTACTACGCTATGGCGGGCATCTTCCTGAGTACCGAAACCATGTGGGGCGCCGCCGGTCATCAACCCTTAACCGCACCTGAAACACCTCTGCATGTTCTGAAAACCAGACATCATTATGTTGCGCCGCCGGACAGTGGTGCCAAACCGGTTTTAAACAAACGTGTTCAATCCAGAAAAAAGAAACCAAAATATGTTTATCCTGCGGGGACACCGCTGGCGATGGGCGTGCGCGAAAAGAAAAAACCGGCTGACTGTAAAATCAATATCAAAGGGGAATCCAAAAAACTCGGACCCAGCGTGCCCCGCGGTTTCCTCACTGCCTGCAACATGGCAACATCGCCGCAAATCAAAGCCTCACAAAGTGGTCGTCTGCAGTTGGCCGAATGGCTCACCTCTGAGGAACATCCGCAGACCTCCCGCGTGATGGTCAATCGCATCTGGCTGCATCTGTTCGGCCAGGCCCTCGTCCGCACTCCCGATGATTTCGGAGTCTACGGCGAACGCCCCACGCATCCCGAACTGCTCGATCATCTGGCCACCCGCTTCCGCAGTGAAGACTGGTCGATCAAACAGCTGATTCGCAGCATCGTCCTCAGCCGCACCTATCAGCAGAGCAGTTTCTGCGAAGCCGACGTGCTTGATGCCGACCCGGAAAATAAACTCCTCTGTCGACACAGTCGGCGTCGCCTCGATGCTGAATCCCTCAGAGACAGTATCCTCGCAGCCAGCGGTCAATTAAATCCGAATCCCGGTCTGGGCTCTTCAATCGCCAATGTAGATGAACTCGTCAATACCGCAGGCAACCTGCATCTGCCTTCAAATCATCGCAGTATTTATCTCTGCATGTTACGTCATTCCGAACCAGCTCAACTGGCTGCCTTCGATCTACCCGATTCCACAAAACCTGTCGGTCAGCGCAACGAAACCACACTGCCCACCCAAAGTCTGTTTCTGCTCAACAGTGATTTTCTGATTGAACAGTCACAGGCCTTCGCCCGGGCTATCCTGACCGATCCACAACTGAGTGAATCCGAACGCATTCATCTGGCCTATCAGCGCGCATTGACCCGCGGGCCCGAATCGTCAGAACTGCAACGGGCGCTGACACTGCTGCAGGATCTCGACATAAGTCTGCAATCAGAAATATCACAAACAGAACAGCGACGGCTCACCGTCTGGTCCACACTCTGCCAGGCATTACTGACCACCAGCGAATTTCGCTACGTCGATTAA
- a CDS encoding DUF1501 domain-containing protein: protein MLGLSRREMLRSASCGFGYLALSALCGQTATARDSAVTASLAPRTPQLPARAKRVIFLCMSGGPAQLDTFDYKPQTGKKKHPGSVFNFAQHGESGLWISELLPETAKHADKLCVLNGMHADITNHAQSFLQLHTGDRLRPRPSLGSWILYGLGTENQNVPGFISLYPKKPSVYSSAFLPPVYEGTPIGLNTTNMSTATIGNIQSNHLPAATKRRQLDFVQAMNREHATLRPEDARLDAVIQSMELGFRMQMAAPELLDLNQETKSTLERYRVGQGKTVGTCRDSDFGRQCLLARRFAEAGVRFIEVNHGSWDQHKNHRADLTANCESTDAPIAALLEDLEQRGLLEETLVVWGGEFGRPGLVPETKKNETGHNARGFTFWMAGGGIKSGLAYGKTDPTGARAIEGKVHFRDLHATILHQLGLQHDRLTFHQGNREFRLTGTEGGNVVHDIIA, encoded by the coding sequence ATGCTCGGATTATCGCGACGCGAAATGTTACGTTCAGCCTCTTGCGGCTTTGGCTACCTTGCACTGTCTGCGCTTTGTGGTCAGACAGCAACCGCCCGCGATTCAGCAGTGACTGCCAGTCTGGCTCCCCGCACACCGCAGCTACCTGCCCGCGCCAAACGAGTTATTTTCCTCTGTATGAGTGGCGGCCCTGCCCAGCTGGATACTTTCGATTATAAACCGCAGACCGGCAAGAAAAAGCATCCCGGCTCGGTATTCAATTTCGCACAGCACGGCGAAAGTGGACTCTGGATATCAGAACTGCTCCCCGAAACGGCAAAACACGCCGACAAACTCTGTGTCCTGAATGGTATGCACGCCGACATCACCAACCACGCGCAATCGTTTCTACAACTGCACACCGGCGACCGCTTGCGGCCCCGTCCCAGCCTGGGCTCCTGGATCCTGTATGGGCTCGGAACCGAAAACCAGAATGTTCCCGGATTCATCAGCCTGTATCCTAAAAAGCCATCCGTCTACTCCAGCGCATTTCTGCCTCCCGTTTACGAAGGCACCCCGATCGGCCTCAACACGACCAACATGTCAACCGCTACCATCGGCAACATTCAAAGCAATCACCTGCCTGCAGCCACCAAACGCCGTCAGCTCGACTTTGTACAGGCGATGAACCGCGAACACGCCACCCTGCGGCCCGAAGATGCCCGCCTCGATGCGGTCATTCAGTCGATGGAACTCGGGTTCCGCATGCAGATGGCCGCTCCCGAACTGCTCGATCTGAATCAGGAAACAAAATCGACTCTCGAACGATATCGCGTCGGGCAAGGCAAAACAGTCGGCACCTGCAGAGACTCCGACTTCGGTCGCCAGTGTCTGCTGGCGCGTCGCTTTGCGGAAGCGGGCGTACGTTTCATTGAAGTCAATCATGGCAGCTGGGATCAACACAAAAACCATCGTGCCGACCTGACCGCAAACTGTGAATCAACGGATGCCCCGATCGCTGCTTTGCTCGAAGACCTCGAACAACGGGGCCTGCTCGAGGAAACACTGGTTGTCTGGGGAGGTGAATTCGGTCGCCCCGGTCTTGTTCCCGAAACGAAAAAAAATGAGACCGGCCACAATGCCCGTGGCTTCACTTTCTGGATGGCTGGCGGAGGCATCAAAAGCGGACTGGCTTACGGCAAAACCGATCCCACCGGAGCCCGGGCTATTGAAGGCAAGGTCCATTTCCGCGATCTGCACGCTACCATCCTGCATCAACTGGGGCTGCAGCATGACCGACTGACTTTCCACCAGGGGAACCGCGAATTCCGACTGACGGGTACCGAAGGCGGCAACGTCGTGCATGACATCATTGCCTGA
- a CDS encoding sulfatase-like hydrolase/transferase produces the protein MLHIPRRSILMMILYLLVFCSHLQAAERPNILIIFTDDQGINDVGCYGSEIPTPNIDQLAKEGLLFRQYYSASAICTPSRFGILTGRNPARSQDQLLGALMFMSEIDQKRGIQPGETTIADVLRQNGYQTALLGKWHLGHGKESFLPTSHGFDLFRGHTGGCIDYFTMTYGNIPDWYHNQRHVSENGYATDLITEEAEHFLKDQQTTDKPFFLFLSYNAPHFGKGWSPGDQNPVNIMQARGSDLKRVGNIKDKVRREFAAMTVALDDGIGRVMSSLKNNGLDQNTLVIFMTDHGGDYVYGGNNQPFRGAKATLFEGGIRVPCIIRWPGKIKAATETNEVTWALDLFPTICQLANVKTDGLTLDGKDISGLLTSQTPVGTRELYWQLGPHAELKRGRWSALRQGDWKYIEDATGEEFLFDLKTDPHEKRNKIRSQATKLAELQKRRDALVKTLTPQVEATDR, from the coding sequence ATGTTGCATATACCCCGTCGCTCAATCCTGATGATGATTCTGTATCTGCTCGTCTTCTGCTCTCATCTGCAGGCAGCGGAACGACCCAACATTCTGATTATTTTTACCGATGATCAGGGCATCAACGATGTCGGCTGTTATGGCAGTGAAATTCCGACCCCCAATATCGATCAACTGGCTAAAGAGGGACTGCTGTTTCGCCAGTACTATTCCGCCTCAGCAATCTGCACACCCTCCCGCTTCGGAATCCTCACAGGCCGCAATCCGGCACGCTCGCAGGATCAGCTTCTGGGGGCATTGATGTTTATGAGCGAGATCGATCAGAAGCGCGGCATTCAACCCGGCGAAACGACCATTGCCGATGTGCTGCGGCAGAACGGTTATCAGACCGCCCTGCTCGGCAAGTGGCATCTGGGGCATGGCAAGGAATCCTTCCTCCCCACTTCCCATGGCTTCGACTTGTTTCGCGGACATACCGGAGGCTGCATTGATTACTTCACAATGACCTATGGCAATATCCCCGACTGGTATCACAACCAGAGACATGTCTCCGAGAATGGTTACGCCACCGACCTCATTACCGAAGAAGCCGAACACTTCCTGAAAGACCAGCAGACAACTGACAAACCATTCTTTCTGTTCCTGTCCTACAACGCGCCCCATTTCGGCAAAGGCTGGTCTCCCGGCGATCAGAACCCTGTTAATATCATGCAGGCGCGCGGCTCCGATTTAAAACGGGTGGGAAATATCAAAGACAAAGTCCGGCGCGAGTTCGCCGCCATGACAGTTGCGCTGGATGACGGCATCGGACGCGTGATGTCCTCACTGAAGAATAACGGGCTGGATCAGAATACGCTGGTCATTTTTATGACCGATCACGGCGGTGACTACGTCTATGGCGGCAATAATCAACCCTTCCGGGGCGCCAAAGCCACACTGTTTGAAGGCGGTATTCGTGTCCCCTGTATTATCCGCTGGCCAGGAAAAATCAAAGCGGCTACGGAAACAAATGAAGTCACCTGGGCATTGGACCTGTTCCCGACCATCTGTCAGCTAGCCAATGTAAAAACAGACGGACTGACCCTGGACGGAAAAGATATCTCCGGTCTCTTGACCAGTCAGACGCCTGTTGGCACCAGAGAACTGTACTGGCAACTTGGGCCCCATGCTGAACTGAAACGGGGTCGCTGGTCTGCATTAAGGCAAGGTGACTGGAAATACATTGAGGATGCAACCGGCGAAGAGTTTCTGTTCGATCTCAAAACCGATCCGCATGAGAAACGCAACAAGATTCGGTCTCAAGCAACTAAGCTGGCAGAACTCCAGAAACGTCGCGATGCACTTGTGAAAACACTAACGCCCCAGGTTGAAGCAACCGATCGATAA
- a CDS encoding DUF502 domain-containing protein codes for MSQHVKKSFGFLKTTAIGGLIFLLPLIVIGALVGQIVPIVLSIATFLSDYIPVKTPAGIAMLIGIALGIVLLMCFAAGLVARWSIGRSLSRLIEKNLILLFPRYAIYREQLKGSIGGHHNKPEMLPVLVRLDDMTRIAFEAERTHDKLVSVYLPGSPDPWSGWVVFMDPDRVERLDIPFSEALGICERMGRESLYLLEPSPILKQK; via the coding sequence ATGTCACAACACGTTAAAAAAAGTTTCGGCTTCCTGAAAACCACCGCGATCGGGGGACTGATTTTTCTATTACCATTAATTGTGATCGGTGCACTCGTCGGACAGATCGTGCCGATCGTGCTCTCCATCGCCACGTTCCTCTCCGATTACATTCCCGTCAAAACCCCGGCAGGCATCGCCATGCTGATTGGCATCGCGCTGGGTATCGTGCTGTTGATGTGTTTTGCTGCTGGTCTGGTCGCCCGCTGGTCGATTGGGAGAAGTCTGTCCCGACTGATCGAGAAGAACCTGATCCTGCTCTTCCCCCGCTACGCTATCTACCGTGAACAGCTGAAAGGTAGTATCGGCGGCCATCACAATAAACCTGAGATGCTGCCCGTCCTCGTTCGCCTCGATGATATGACCCGCATCGCATTTGAAGCCGAACGCACTCACGATAAACTCGTCTCCGTCTACCTGCCCGGTTCCCCCGATCCCTGGTCCGGCTGGGTCGTTTTCATGGACCCCGATCGCGTAGAACGATTGGATATTCCCTTTTCCGAAGCACTGGGAATCTGTGAACGCATGGGCCGTGAATCACTGTATCTGCTCGAACCCTCACCGATTCTTAAACAAAAATAA